From Polyodon spathula isolate WHYD16114869_AA chromosome 26, ASM1765450v1, whole genome shotgun sequence, one genomic window encodes:
- the cops3 gene encoding COP9 signalosome complex subunit 3 yields MASALEQFVNNVRQLSAQGQMTQLCELINKSGELLAKNLSHLDTVLGALDIQEHSLGVLAVLFVKFSMPNIPDFETLFSQVQLFISTCNGEHVRYATDTFAGLCHQLTNSLVERKQPLRGVGILQQAIDKMQMNTNQLTSIHADLCQLCLLAKCFKPVLQYLELDMMDICKENGAFDAKHFLCYYYYGGMIYTGLKNFERALYFYEQAITTPAMAVSHIMLEAYKKYILVSLILHGKVQQLPKYTSQIVGRFIKPLSIAYHELAQVYSTNNPAELRNLVNKHNETFTRDNNMGLVKQCLSSLYKKNIQRLTKTFLTLSLQDMASRVQLSGSQEAEKYVLHMIEDGEIYASINQKDGMVSFHDNPEKYNNPAMLHNTDQEMLKCIELDEKLKSMDQEITVNPQFVQKSMGSQDDDVGSKTSSYS; encoded by the exons aTGGCTTCCGCCTTGGAGCAGTTTGTTAACAATGTTCGGCAGCTCTCCGCTCAAG gtcagATGACACAACTCTGTGAGCTGATTAACAAAAGTGGGGAGCTGCTGGCAAAGAACCTGTCCCATCTAGACACAGTGCTAGGGGCTTTGGACATACAGGAGCACTCACTCGGGGTTCTTGCAGTCCT GTTTGTAAAGTTTTCCATGCCAAACATCCCCGACTTTGAAACATTATTCTCACAGGTTCAGCTCTTCATAAGCACTTGTAATGGAGAACATGTCAGATATGCAACAGACACAT ttgctgGCCTTTGCCATCAGTTGACAAATTCTCTTGTAGAACGGAAACAG CCACTAAGGGGTGTCGGCATTCTGCAGCaagccattgataaaatgcagaTGAATACAAACCAGCTTACCTCAATTCATGCAGACCTCTGTCAA cTGTGCTTGTTGGCAAAGTGCTTCAAACCTGTCCTTCAATACCTTGAGCTGGATATGATGgatatttgtaaagaaaatggCGCGTTCGATGCAAAGCACTTTTTGTGTTATTACTATTACGGTGGCATGATCTACACAGGACTAAAAAACTTTGAAAGGGCTCTCTATTTCTATGAACAG GCTATAACCACTCCAGCAATGGCGGTCAGTCACATTATGTTGGAGGcgtataaaaagtatattttggtCTCCCTGATTCTTCATGGCAAAGTTCAGCAGCTTCCCAAGTACACATCACAGATAGTGGGAAGGTTCATTAAG CCTCTTAGCATTGCCTACCATGAACTTGCACAAGTGTATTCAACAAATAACCCAGCAGAACTTCGAAACCTggtaaataaacacaatgaaacatTTACGAGAGATAACAACATGGGACTCGTCAAACAGTGCTTGTCATCTCTCTACAAAAAGAACATTCAGAGACTAACGAAG ACCTTTTTGACATTGTCCTTACAAGATATGGCGAGTAGAGTTCAGTTATCTGGGTCCCAGGAGGCTGAGAAGTATGTGCTTCACATG attgaaGATGGTGAGATTTATGCTAGTATTAACCAGAAAGATGGGATGGTCAGTTTTCATGATAACCCAGAGAAATACAATAATCCTGCCATGCTCCACAACACTGATCAAGAG ATGCTGAAGTGTATAGAATTGGATGAGAAACTAAAATCCATGGATCAGGAGATCACAGTAAACCCACAGTTTGTACAGAAA AGTATGGGATCCCAGGATGATGATGTAGGAAGCAAGACATCAAGTTATTCATGA